The DNA sequence AATATGCTGGACTCTTTCATTACAGTCTCCGCCAACTGGATTGTATTCATGAAAATAGCTTCATAATATCCGTGCACGGGCAATGAATAATCTGGAAGATTGACGAGGTTAAATGCAGTCCCTCCGGCTTTTTCGAACCTGTTGACGGCTTCCATAAAAAAACCATCCCTTCTGAGGTGCATGTGGTCATCAAATATTGCAGTCAATGACAATACAGTGGTGCGCTCATAATGAAATTTTCTCACCAACGGTCCTTAAAACCAAGGATAAAGCAAATTAACCATCTGAGGAAATAGTTAAAGACACGGTATCCAAAAAAATATGAAAAAGGTTTATTATCGGAATATCCTATGGGGGATCAGGTGAATTAAATGCAGCAGGGTCAGATGGCATATGACAGAGCTATCACGGTGTTTTCGCCGGATGGTAGACTGTTTCAGGTTGAATACGCACGGGAAGCCGTAAGAAAGGGCTCCACCGCTCTTGGTATAAAGTTCAGTAATGGTGTAGCACTGATTTCTGATAAGAAGATCAGGAGCAGGCTTGTAGAGCAGAATTCCTTGGAAAAGATACAATTTATAGACGACTATGTCGCTTCAGTGACTTCAGGGCTCGTCGCCGACGCAAGGGTGCTTATAGATTTCGCGAGGATGACCGCCCAACAGGAAAAAGTCACCTACGGTTCGCTTGTAAACATTGAGAACCTGGTAAAGAAGGTCGCTGACCAGATGCAGCAGTACACTCAATACGGAGGAGTAAGGCCTTATGGTGTATCAATGATTTTTGCCGGAATCGACAGTCTTGGACCAAGACTCTTTGATTGTGACCCTGCGGGTACTATAAACGAATACAAGGCTGTTGCCATAGGTTCTGGCAGAGATGCTGTAGCCGGGTACCTTGAAAAGGAATACAAGGAAGACATGAATGAGACACAGGCAATAGCCCTTGCAATCAAGGCGCTCAAGCAGGCCCTTGAGGAAGAAGGAGGCTTGAAATCACCGGAAATTGCAACAATTTCTGCCCAGAAGAAGTTCAGGTTGTACACAAAAGAAGAAGCAGACAAGCTCCTCTGAGTGCACCGTTTTATAAATCCAGTCCTGAATGGTGAATTTTTGGTCCATCCAAAAATCTCCACATTTTTTTTAACTCATAATACTCGGGTCAGCTGAAGCAGCCCTGAGTTTCCGAGATTATTTAATTTCCTCCGAGATGTACATATGTTCGAAAAATTCATTAATTATAAAGGATATCACCAAAGATGGAACGAAATAATCTCATGGCCGTGGGTGCCTTCGTCGTAATCTCAATTTTACTTGTCGGAGGTCTTGAGTTCTATAACATCAATGAAAAACCTGCTGCTAATCCAATAACGCTGACAAGAGTCGATGTGACCCAGTCATGGCTCCATTACGACTCCAGTAATCAAACCGTATATGCTAATATGACTACAGAGGAGTATTTTATTAACTTTACGATAACGCTGAGTGGAACGGTTCCAAATGGGACCTTGGTAGTGGTACCTCCATCCGTGCACAATTCAACAGCCAATGTTACTTATTCAGCGTTCAGTGGATACAATAGCAACTTTAACTTTGTTAATGGGCTTTACACTAAGAACCTGAGCTTCGCAATAAACAGCTCGGTATACGATAACATGACAATGGGTCATGAATATTCCGCCTTCATAACAGTGGAAAGCGGTGCCTACGCATCAAACATACTCAGTGTAAAGCTAATGCGATCCTGAGACTCACGTTCCACCGAAAGGTGTAACCAAGCCGACAATTCCAGAAATTCAAGCCAAAATCCTTTAGTCGTAGGTACATTACACTCATGAGCCTACAGTAGTAACTATTCTGTCAGAATGAATGAGTCCTCTTCGCGTTCCAGACATGCGGTAATAATGCACTTGGAAGAATTGAAGCAACT is a window from the Thermoplasmatales archaeon genome containing:
- the psmA_1 gene encoding Proteasome subunit alpha, which produces MQQGQMAYDRAITVFSPDGRLFQVEYAREAVRKGSTALGIKFSNGVALISDKKIRSRLVEQNSLEKIQFIDDYVASVTSGLVADARVLIDFARMTAQQEKVTYGSLVNIENLVKKVADQMQQYTQYGGVRPYGVSMIFAGIDSLGPRLFDCDPAGTINEYKAVAIGSGRDAVAGYLEKEYKEDMNETQAIALAIKALKQALEEEGGLKSPEIATISAQKKFRLYTKEEADKLL